A genome region from Pseudomonas helmanticensis includes the following:
- a CDS encoding DegQ family serine endoprotease, with the protein MSIPSLKSYLSIFATVLVLGQAVPAAQAADLPDFTQLVEQASPAVVNISTTQKLPDRKVNQQMPDLEGLPPMLREFFERGMPQQRSPRGDRQREAQSLGSGFIISPDGYILTNNHVIADADEILVRLADRSEMKAKLVGTDPRSDVALLKIEGKDLPVLKLGKSQDLKAGQWVVAIGSPFGFDHTVTQGIVSAVGRSLPNENYVPFIQTDVPINPGNSGGPLFNLNGEVVGINSQIYTRSGGFMGVSFAIPIDVAMDVSNQLKSGGKVSRGWLGVVIQEVNKDLAESFGLEKPAGALVAQIQDDGPAAKGGLQVGDVILSMNGQPIVMSADLPHLVGALKAGAKANLEVIREGKRKNVELTVGAIPDEDKELDALPKTGAESTSNRLGVSVGELTAEQKKTYDLKGGVVIKEVQDGPAALIGLQPGDVITHLNNQAIGSTKEFGEIAKALPKNRSVSMRVLRQGRASFITFKLAE; encoded by the coding sequence ATGTCGATACCTAGCTTGAAGTCTTATCTCTCCATTTTCGCCACCGTGCTGGTGCTGGGCCAGGCAGTCCCTGCTGCGCAAGCAGCCGATCTGCCTGATTTCACCCAGCTGGTCGAACAAGCCTCGCCTGCGGTAGTGAACATCAGTACCACGCAGAAGCTGCCGGATCGCAAAGTGAACCAGCAGATGCCTGATCTGGAAGGCTTGCCGCCCATGCTGCGCGAGTTCTTCGAGCGCGGCATGCCGCAGCAGCGTTCGCCGCGCGGTGATCGTCAGCGTGAAGCACAGTCGCTGGGGTCGGGCTTCATCATTTCCCCGGACGGTTACATCCTCACCAACAACCATGTGATCGCCGATGCTGACGAAATCCTCGTTCGCCTCGCTGATCGCAGTGAAATGAAAGCCAAGCTGGTCGGCACTGATCCACGTTCCGACGTGGCCTTGCTGAAAATCGAAGGCAAGGATCTTCCGGTGCTCAAGCTCGGCAAATCCCAGGATCTGAAAGCCGGCCAATGGGTCGTAGCGATCGGTTCGCCATTCGGCTTTGACCACACGGTGACCCAAGGCATCGTCAGCGCCGTCGGTCGCAGCCTGCCGAACGAAAACTATGTGCCGTTCATCCAGACCGACGTGCCGATCAACCCGGGTAACTCCGGTGGCCCGCTGTTCAACCTGAACGGTGAAGTAGTCGGCATCAACTCGCAGATTTACACCCGCTCCGGTGGTTTCATGGGCGTGTCGTTCGCCATTCCGATCGACGTGGCGATGGATGTTTCCAATCAACTGAAGAGCGGTGGCAAAGTCAGCCGTGGCTGGTTGGGCGTCGTCATCCAGGAAGTGAACAAGGACCTCGCCGAGTCATTTGGACTGGAAAAACCGGCCGGTGCACTGGTTGCGCAGATTCAGGATGACGGCCCGGCTGCCAAGGGTGGGCTGCAAGTCGGCGACGTGATTCTCAGCATGAACGGTCAGCCGATCGTCATGTCTGCCGACCTGCCACATCTGGTCGGTGCACTGAAGGCTGGCGCCAAAGCCAATCTGGAAGTGATTCGTGAAGGTAAGCGCAAAAACGTCGAACTGACGGTTGGCGCCATCCCGGATGAAGACAAGGAGCTGGATGCACTACCGAAGACCGGCGCTGAAAGCACCAGCAATCGCCTCGGTGTTTCGGTTGGCGAACTGACCGCCGAGCAGAAGAAAACCTACGACCTCAAAGGTGGTGTGGTGATCAAGGAGGTGCAGGACGGCCCTGCTGCCCTGATCGGTCTGCAGCCAGGTGATGTGATCACGCACCTGAACAATCAGGCCATCGGCTCTACCAAGGAGTTCGGTGAGATCGCCAAGGCGCTGCCGAAGAACCGTTCAGTGTCGATGCGTGTTCTGCGTCAAGGTCGCGCCAGCTTCATTACCTTCAAACTGGCTGAGTAA
- the dapA gene encoding 4-hydroxy-tetrahydrodipicolinate synthase, protein MIAGSMVALVTPMDAQGRLDWDSLSKLVDFHLKNGTHAIVAVGTTGESATLDVEEHIAVIKAVVKQVAGRIPVIAGTGANSTREAVELTRNAKEAGADACLLVVPYYNKPTQEGLYQHFKFIAEAVDIPQILYNVPGRTSCDMQAETVIRLSTVPNIIGIKEATGDLKRAKAIIDGVSKDFIVLSGDDPTAVELILQGGKGNISVTANVAPREMADLCEAALKGDADTARAINEKLMPLHKDLFIEANPIPVKWALVEMGLMHEGIRLPLTWLSTPCHETLRSALRQCSVLV, encoded by the coding sequence ATGATTGCGGGCAGTATGGTGGCACTGGTCACTCCCATGGATGCACAAGGGCGTCTTGACTGGGACAGCCTCAGCAAACTCGTGGACTTCCATCTCAAGAACGGCACCCATGCCATTGTCGCGGTCGGTACTACCGGCGAGTCGGCAACCCTTGATGTTGAAGAACACATCGCCGTCATCAAAGCCGTGGTCAAACAGGTTGCAGGGCGTATTCCGGTCATCGCCGGCACTGGCGCCAACTCGACCCGCGAAGCCGTCGAGCTGACCCGCAACGCCAAGGAAGCCGGTGCCGATGCCTGCCTGCTGGTCGTTCCGTATTACAACAAGCCGACCCAGGAAGGCTTGTACCAGCACTTCAAGTTCATCGCTGAAGCGGTCGACATTCCACAGATTCTCTACAACGTTCCTGGCCGCACGTCTTGCGACATGCAGGCCGAGACCGTGATTCGCCTGTCCACCGTGCCGAACATCATCGGTATCAAGGAAGCCACTGGCGATCTGAAGCGCGCCAAGGCGATCATCGATGGTGTGAGCAAGGACTTCATCGTGCTGTCCGGCGATGATCCGACCGCCGTCGAGCTCATCCTGCAGGGTGGCAAAGGCAATATCTCTGTTACCGCCAACGTCGCTCCGCGCGAAATGGCCGACCTGTGCGAGGCCGCGCTCAAGGGCGACGCCGACACCGCACGGGCAATCAACGAAAAACTGATGCCGCTGCACAAAGACCTGTTCATCGAAGCCAACCCGATTCCGGTGAAATGGGCTTTGGTTGAAATGGGCCTGATGCACGAAGGCATCCGCCTGCCGCTGACCTGGCTGAGCACACCTTGTCATGAAACGTTGCGCTCGGCCCTGCGCCAGTGCAGCGTCCTGGTTTAA
- a CDS encoding AI-2E family transporter, translated as MFKVLRDWIQRYFSDEEAVVLAVLLFLAFTAVLTLGGMLAPVLAGMVLAYLMQGLVVSLERLRVPGAAAVGLVFALFMGVLMVFIVVVVPLLWHQLITLFNELPGMLAKWQSLLLLLPERYPHLVSDEQVLQAIEVARGEIGKFGQWALTFSLSSLPLLVNIMIYLVLVPILVFFFLKDRAMIGEWVRGYLPRERALITRVAQEMNRQIANYIRGKVIEIVICGGVTYIAFVALGLNYAALLALLVGVSVVVPYVGAVVVTVPVLLIALFQWGWSDQFIYLMAVYGIIQTLDGNVLVPLLFSEAVNLHPVAIICAVLLFGGLWGFWGVFFAIPLATLFKAVLDAWPRKEPEVSPLL; from the coding sequence ATGTTCAAAGTGTTACGCGACTGGATTCAGCGCTACTTCTCCGATGAAGAAGCCGTGGTGCTGGCGGTGCTGTTGTTTCTCGCTTTTACCGCCGTGCTCACCCTCGGTGGCATGCTCGCGCCAGTGTTGGCGGGAATGGTGCTGGCGTATCTGATGCAAGGGCTGGTCGTCAGCCTCGAACGCCTGCGCGTCCCCGGCGCCGCCGCAGTGGGACTGGTATTTGCGTTGTTCATGGGCGTGCTGATGGTATTCATTGTCGTGGTCGTGCCGTTGCTCTGGCACCAGTTGATCACGCTGTTCAACGAACTGCCGGGCATGCTCGCCAAGTGGCAATCGCTGCTGCTGTTGCTGCCGGAGCGCTATCCGCATCTGGTCTCCGACGAGCAGGTGCTGCAAGCCATCGAAGTGGCGCGCGGCGAGATCGGCAAGTTTGGCCAGTGGGCGCTGACGTTTTCGCTCTCGAGTCTGCCGCTGCTGGTGAACATCATGATCTATCTGGTGCTGGTGCCGATCCTGGTGTTTTTCTTCCTCAAGGATCGCGCCATGATCGGTGAGTGGGTGCGCGGTTATCTGCCGCGTGAGCGGGCGCTGATCACCCGGGTCGCGCAGGAAATGAACCGGCAGATCGCCAACTACATTCGCGGCAAGGTTATCGAGATCGTGATTTGTGGCGGTGTGACCTACATCGCTTTCGTTGCGCTCGGACTCAACTACGCGGCGCTGCTGGCGTTGTTGGTCGGCGTGTCGGTGGTGGTGCCGTACGTTGGCGCCGTGGTGGTGACCGTGCCGGTGTTGCTGATTGCGCTGTTCCAGTGGGGCTGGAGCGATCAGTTCATTTATCTGATGGCGGTCTACGGGATCATTCAGACACTGGATGGCAACGTGCTGGTGCCATTGCTGTTCTCGGAGGCGGTCAACCTGCACCCGGTGGCAATCATCTGCGCGGTGCTGTTGTTTGGCGGCTTGTGGGGATTCTGGGGAGTGTTCTTTGCGATCCCGCTGGCGACGCTGTTCAAGGCTGTGCTGGATGCGTGGCCGCGCAAGGAGCCTGAAGTTTCGCCGCTGCTTTGA
- a CDS encoding M48 family metalloprotease, with protein sequence MTFLRPTLLTLACLLASPGFADDLPSLGDASSAIVSPQQEYQLGRAWLAMLRSQVSQLNDPQLKDYVESSVYKLVETSQVTDRRLEFILINSPQLNAFAAPGGVVGVNGGLFLNAQTEGEYASVLAHELAHLSQRHFARGVEASQRMQVPMMAALLAGIVIAAAGGGEAGIATIAGTQAAAIQSQRTFSRQNEQEADRIGILNLEKAGYDPRSMPTMFERLMRQYRFDAKPPEFLLTHPVTESRIADTRNRAEQAKPGGIEDTMRYQLIRARVQLIYEETPGLGAKRFRAQLDENPQSDVARYGLAIAQIKGGQLNEARENLKQLLAKSPNEIIYNLAQVDLDITNNRLPDAQSRVDRMLTQYPGNYPLNQVRVDLLLKENRAADAEKALEGLLKSRPDDPDVWYQVAETRGLSGNIIGLHQARAEYFALVGDYRQAIQQLDFAKRKAGNNFPLSSRIDARQRELMEQERMIKDMMG encoded by the coding sequence ATGACTTTTCTGCGCCCTACCCTGCTGACGCTCGCTTGCCTGCTCGCCTCACCGGGCTTTGCCGACGATCTGCCGTCACTTGGCGACGCCAGTTCTGCCATCGTCTCACCGCAACAGGAATATCAGCTCGGTCGCGCCTGGCTGGCCATGCTGCGCAGCCAGGTTTCACAGCTCAACGATCCGCAGCTCAAGGACTACGTCGAGTCCAGCGTTTACAAGCTGGTGGAGACCAGCCAGGTCACCGACCGCCGCCTCGAATTCATTCTGATCAACAGTCCGCAGCTCAACGCTTTCGCAGCGCCTGGTGGCGTTGTCGGAGTCAACGGCGGCCTGTTCCTCAATGCGCAGACCGAAGGCGAGTACGCGTCGGTACTGGCGCACGAATTGGCTCACTTGTCGCAACGCCACTTCGCCCGTGGCGTCGAAGCCTCGCAGCGCATGCAGGTGCCGATGATGGCCGCGCTGCTCGCCGGCATCGTCATTGCGGCGGCCGGCGGCGGTGAAGCCGGGATCGCGACCATTGCCGGTACGCAAGCGGCGGCGATTCAGTCGCAACGGACTTTCTCCCGGCAGAACGAACAGGAAGCCGACCGCATCGGCATCCTCAATCTGGAAAAGGCCGGATACGATCCGCGCTCGATGCCGACCATGTTCGAGCGTCTGATGCGCCAATATCGCTTCGACGCCAAACCGCCGGAATTCCTGCTGACTCACCCGGTAACCGAGTCGCGTATCGCCGACACCCGTAACCGCGCCGAACAGGCCAAACCGGGCGGCATCGAAGACACCATGCGCTATCAGTTGATTCGCGCGCGCGTGCAGTTGATCTACGAAGAAACTCCGGGCCTGGGCGCCAAACGCTTCCGCGCGCAGCTGGATGAGAACCCGCAAAGCGATGTCGCGCGTTATGGCCTGGCCATCGCGCAAATCAAGGGCGGCCAATTGAATGAAGCGCGCGAAAACTTGAAACAACTGCTGGCGAAGTCGCCGAACGAGATCATCTACAACCTCGCGCAAGTCGATCTGGACATCACCAACAATCGCTTGCCCGACGCACAGTCGCGGGTTGACCGGATGCTCACGCAATATCCGGGCAACTACCCGCTGAATCAGGTTCGTGTCGATCTGCTGCTAAAAGAGAATCGTGCGGCGGATGCCGAGAAGGCGCTGGAAGGCCTGCTCAAGTCGCGCCCGGATGATCCGGACGTCTGGTATCAGGTGGCCGAGACTCGCGGCCTGTCGGGCAATATCATCGGCCTGCATCAGGCCCGCGCCGAATACTTTGCGCTGGTAGGCGATTATCGTCAGGCGATCCAGCAACTGGACTTCGCCAAGCGCAAGGCCGGCAACAACTTCCCGCTGTCCTCGCGGATCGATGCCCGTCAGCGTGAGCTGATGGAGCAGGAACGCATGATCAAGGACATGATGGGCTGA
- a CDS encoding peroxiredoxin, producing the protein MAVVIDQPVADFEAPATSGQTVSLSALKGKQVVIYFYPKDSTPGCTTEGQGFRDQYAAFQAANTEIFGISRDSVKSHENFKGKQAFPFELISDKDEAVCQLFDVIKLKKLYGKEYLGVDRSTFLIDKDGVLRQEWRGVKVPGHVDAVLAAAQDLNKA; encoded by the coding sequence ATGGCCGTTGTCATCGACCAACCGGTTGCGGATTTCGAAGCACCTGCCACCAGCGGGCAGACCGTCAGCCTGTCTGCCCTGAAAGGCAAGCAAGTGGTGATTTACTTCTATCCGAAGGACAGCACCCCGGGCTGCACCACGGAAGGCCAGGGCTTTCGTGATCAATACGCAGCTTTTCAGGCTGCCAATACGGAAATTTTCGGCATTTCGCGCGACAGCGTGAAGTCCCACGAGAACTTCAAGGGCAAGCAGGCTTTTCCGTTCGAGCTGATCAGCGACAAGGACGAGGCTGTCTGCCAGCTGTTCGACGTGATCAAGCTGAAGAAACTTTACGGCAAAGAATACCTGGGCGTTGATCGCAGCACTTTCCTGATCGATAAGGACGGTGTGCTGCGCCAGGAATGGCGTGGCGTGAAAGTGCCGGGGCATGTTGATGCGGTTTTGGCTGCTGCTCAGGATCTGAACAAGGCCTGA
- the bamC gene encoding outer membrane protein assembly factor BamC: protein MKRMAGLSALALIISSTSGCGWVWGPEGYFRDRGSDYLEAQQTAPMQLPPDVSTSKRLDPLLPIPRNVADDTAKGEYVVPRPQPLSAIADATDYSLQKSGDSRWVMAQHPPAEVWPVAVQFFQDNGFRLDEQRPQTGEFTTTWQHSDELSASMAKRLSAAGIASDSETRVRVRIEPGVQRNTSEIYVVSAERPAGSTADVDFTNRSVNTGLDAALVDDMLASMSRISEKGGSVSMLASRDFDTPSRVSLSEDGSGNPVLNVGTDLDRAWSSVGRALEQGEWRVEDINRSLGLYYINLAEKAEKKDDKPGFFSSLFGSAPTKEEVESRAERYQVRLSKVGENIQVTVEKNINTVAPAEVARKVLSVIQDNLG, encoded by the coding sequence ATGAAGCGAATGGCCGGACTTTCCGCACTTGCCTTGATTATCTCCAGCACCAGTGGCTGCGGATGGGTCTGGGGCCCGGAAGGTTATTTCCGTGACCGTGGTAGCGATTACCTGGAAGCGCAACAGACTGCACCGATGCAACTGCCACCGGATGTCAGCACTTCCAAGCGTCTGGATCCGCTGCTGCCGATCCCGCGCAACGTTGCTGATGACACCGCCAAGGGCGAGTACGTGGTTCCACGTCCTCAACCGTTGTCGGCGATCGCCGATGCCACCGACTACTCGCTGCAGAAGAGCGGCGATTCGCGTTGGGTCATGGCCCAGCATCCACCGGCCGAAGTCTGGCCAGTGGCGGTGCAGTTCTTCCAGGACAACGGTTTCCGTCTGGATGAACAGCGTCCGCAAACCGGCGAATTCACCACCACCTGGCAGCATTCCGATGAGCTGTCCGCGTCGATGGCCAAGCGCCTGAGCGCGGCCGGCATCGCCAGCGACAGCGAAACCCGCGTCCGTGTCCGCATCGAGCCAGGCGTGCAGCGCAACACCAGTGAAATCTACGTGGTCAGCGCCGAGCGTCCTGCCGGCAGCACTGCCGATGTCGATTTCACCAACCGTTCGGTCAACACTGGCCTGGACGCAGCCCTGGTCGACGACATGCTCGCGAGCATGAGCCGGATCTCCGAGAAGGGCGGTTCGGTGTCGATGCTGGCCTCGCGTGATTTCGATACGCCGAGCCGTGTCAGCCTCAGCGAAGACGGCAGCGGCAACCCGGTGTTGAACGTCGGTACCGATCTGGACCGTGCCTGGTCGAGTGTTGGCCGTGCGCTGGAGCAAGGCGAATGGCGCGTTGAAGACATCAACCGCAGCCTCGGCCTGTACTACATCAACCTGGCCGAAAAAGCCGAAAAGAAAGACGACAAGCCTGGTTTCTTCAGCAGCCTGTTCGGCAGCGCGCCGACCAAGGAAGAAGTTGAGTCCCGTGCCGAGCGTTATCAGGTTCGCCTGAGCAAGGTTGGCGAGAACATTCAGGTGACCGTCGAGAAAAACATCAACACCGTTGCGCCGGCTGAAGTGGCGCGCAAAGTGCTGAGCGTGATTCAGGACAACCTGGGCTGA
- a CDS encoding MucB/RseB C-terminal domain-containing protein, with protein sequence MRAIPLLSLLLSGWFIVPAHADEAQDWLTRLGQAEQQQSFHGTFVYERNGSFSTHNIWHRVQNGQVRERLLQLDGSAQEVVRIDGHTQCVSGTLIAGLGDSPNSAARPLDPQKLKNWYDLAVIGKSRVAGRDAVIVSLTPRDQHRYGFELHLDKQTGLPLKSLLLNDKGQLLERFQFTSLDTDDVPSDKDLLADTDCKPVTLDSDKASAVKTAQVWHSDWLPPGFELTSSTSHKDPETKTQVNSLMYDDGLARFSVFLEPLNGATVTDTRTQLGPTVAVSRRLTTPQGEMMVTVVGEIPIGTAERIALSMRNNDGTATSKQ encoded by the coding sequence ATGCGCGCCATACCTCTACTTTCGCTTCTGCTGAGTGGCTGGTTCATTGTTCCAGCCCACGCCGATGAGGCTCAGGACTGGTTGACCCGCCTGGGCCAGGCCGAGCAGCAGCAAAGCTTTCACGGCACCTTCGTTTACGAGCGTAACGGTAGTTTTTCTACCCACAACATCTGGCATCGCGTCCAGAATGGCCAGGTCCGCGAGCGTTTACTCCAGCTCGACGGTTCGGCACAGGAAGTCGTGCGCATTGATGGGCATACTCAATGCGTCAGCGGCACCCTGATAGCCGGACTGGGGGATTCTCCCAACTCTGCCGCTCGTCCTCTCGATCCGCAAAAGCTGAAAAATTGGTATGACCTTGCCGTCATTGGCAAGTCGCGCGTGGCCGGACGCGATGCGGTGATCGTATCGCTGACCCCTCGCGACCAGCATCGATACGGTTTCGAACTGCATCTGGACAAACAGACCGGTCTGCCCCTGAAGTCATTGCTGTTGAATGACAAAGGGCAGTTGCTCGAACGTTTCCAGTTCACCAGTCTGGACACCGATGACGTCCCGTCGGACAAGGATCTTCTGGCTGACACCGACTGCAAGCCCGTTACGCTCGATAGCGACAAGGCTTCAGCCGTGAAGACTGCGCAGGTCTGGCATTCGGACTGGCTGCCGCCGGGTTTCGAATTGACCAGCAGCACCTCGCACAAAGATCCGGAAACCAAGACGCAGGTCAACAGCCTCATGTATGACGATGGCCTGGCGCGATTCTCGGTCTTCCTTGAGCCGCTGAACGGTGCAACTGTCACCGATACGCGGACTCAACTGGGTCCGACGGTTGCCGTTTCGCGTCGCCTGACCACGCCGCAAGGTGAAATGATGGTTACGGTGGTGGGTGAGATTCCGATCGGCACCGCCGAAAGAATTGCCCTGTCCATGCGTAACAATGACGGCACTGCAACCAGCAAGCAGTGA
- the purC gene encoding phosphoribosylaminoimidazolesuccinocarboxamide synthase: MEKREELYRGKAKSVYKTDDADRLILLFRNDTSAFDGKRIEQLDRKGMVNNKFNAFIMQKLEAAGIPTQFDKLLADNEVLVKKLDMIPVECVVRNYAAGSLVKRLGVEEGLKLNPYTFELFLKDDAKGDPFINESHVVAFGWGTAEQLVRMKELSLKVNEVLTKLFDDAGLLLVDFKLEFGVFSDGSIVLGDEFSPDGCRLWDKDTKKKMDKDRFRQGLGDVIEAYEEVANRLGVPL; encoded by the coding sequence ATGGAAAAACGTGAAGAACTCTACCGCGGCAAAGCCAAATCGGTTTACAAGACCGACGACGCTGACCGCTTGATCCTGCTGTTTCGCAACGACACCTCGGCGTTCGACGGCAAGCGCATCGAGCAGCTCGACCGCAAAGGCATGGTCAACAACAAGTTCAACGCCTTCATCATGCAGAAACTCGAAGCGGCCGGCATTCCGACCCAATTCGACAAACTGCTGGCCGACAACGAAGTTCTGGTGAAGAAGCTCGACATGATCCCGGTCGAGTGCGTTGTGCGTAACTACGCTGCCGGTAGCCTGGTCAAGCGTCTGGGCGTCGAAGAAGGCCTGAAGCTCAACCCTTACACCTTCGAACTGTTCCTCAAGGACGACGCCAAGGGCGACCCGTTCATCAACGAATCCCACGTCGTGGCATTCGGTTGGGGCACCGCCGAGCAACTGGTTCGCATGAAAGAACTGTCGCTCAAGGTCAACGAAGTCCTGACCAAGCTGTTCGACGACGCCGGCCTGCTGCTGGTCGACTTCAAGCTGGAGTTCGGCGTGTTCAGCGACGGCTCCATCGTCCTCGGTGACGAGTTCAGCCCGGACGGCTGCCGTCTGTGGGACAAGGACACCAAGAAGAAAATGGACAAGGACCGCTTCCGCCAGGGCCTCGGTGACGTCATCGAAGCCTACGAAGAAGTCGCCAATCGTCTGGGTGTACCGCTTTAA
- a CDS encoding sulfurtransferase TusA family protein encodes MTDAVAHDVELDASGLNCPLPLLKAKMELNKLASGAVLKVIATDAGSQRDFRTFAKLAGHTLLREEDEAGIYRYWLKKA; translated from the coding sequence ATGACTGACGCTGTAGCCCATGATGTTGAACTGGACGCCAGTGGCCTCAATTGCCCGTTGCCGTTGCTCAAGGCAAAAATGGAACTGAACAAGTTGGCCAGTGGTGCGGTGCTCAAGGTGATCGCCACCGATGCCGGTTCGCAGCGCGACTTCCGCACCTTTGCCAAATTGGCCGGTCATACGCTGCTGCGCGAAGAAGACGAAGCAGGCATTTACCGCTATTGGTTGAAAAAAGCCTGA
- a CDS encoding MBL fold metallo-hydrolase has product MRFAVLGSGSQGNGTLIASADTYVLVDCGFSLRETEKRLLRLGVNPAQLSAILVTHEHADHVHGVGLLSRRYNLPVYLSRGTLRGMRKPIEPAGFLAGGEQLQIGALNIGVIAVAHDAQEPTQYVFSDHEQRRFGLLTDLGSYCERVLDGYRDLDALMIESNHCRDMLARGHYPYFLKQRVGGELGHLNNHQAAFLVSELGWQRLQHLVLAHLSSKNNMPQLARQCFVDTLGCDPDWLQLADQDSGLDWRHIA; this is encoded by the coding sequence ATGCGTTTTGCCGTTCTCGGCAGCGGTAGCCAAGGGAACGGCACGCTGATCGCCAGTGCTGATACGTATGTGCTGGTGGATTGTGGTTTTTCCCTGCGGGAAACCGAAAAACGCCTGTTGCGCCTGGGTGTGAACCCGGCGCAACTGAGCGCGATACTCGTAACCCACGAACATGCCGACCACGTGCATGGCGTGGGTTTGCTGTCTCGGCGCTACAATCTACCGGTCTACCTCAGTCGCGGCACACTGCGCGGGATGCGCAAACCGATTGAACCCGCAGGCTTTCTGGCCGGCGGCGAGCAACTGCAGATCGGTGCTCTGAACATCGGGGTCATTGCCGTGGCCCATGATGCGCAGGAACCGACCCAATATGTTTTCAGTGATCACGAGCAGCGGCGCTTCGGCCTGCTGACCGACCTGGGTTCCTATTGCGAGCGGGTGCTGGACGGTTATCGGGATCTCGATGCGTTGATGATCGAGTCCAACCATTGTCGCGACATGCTGGCCCGTGGTCATTACCCGTACTTTCTCAAGCAGCGGGTGGGCGGCGAGCTGGGACATTTGAACAACCATCAGGCGGCATTCCTGGTGTCCGAGTTGGGTTGGCAGAGGTTGCAACACCTGGTCCTGGCCCATCTGAGCAGCAAGAACAACATGCCGCAGCTGGCCCGGCAATGTTTCGTCGACACCCTCGGGTGCGACCCGGACTGGCTGCAACTGGCCGATCAAGATTCAGGGCTCGACTGGCGCCACATCGCCTAG
- a CDS encoding glycine cleavage system protein R produces the protein MSTPTVREQFLVISALGANPMELTNVLCRASHENRCAVVTSRLTRHGECSALILEITGSWDALARLEGSLSGLAKKHAFTVNVVRSAALENRPQALPYVAYVSSAYRPDIINELCQFFMDHNVELENLTCDTYQAPQTGGTMLNATFTVTLPAGTQISWLRDQFLDFADAMNLDALIEPWRPQNPM, from the coding sequence ATGTCCACCCCCACAGTCCGCGAACAATTCCTTGTCATCAGTGCCCTCGGCGCCAACCCCATGGAGCTGACCAACGTCCTGTGCCGCGCCAGCCATGAAAATCGCTGCGCCGTAGTCACGTCACGCCTGACCCGCCACGGCGAGTGCAGCGCGCTGATCCTTGAGATCACCGGCAGCTGGGACGCCCTCGCCCGCCTGGAAGGCAGCCTGTCGGGGCTCGCCAAAAAGCACGCGTTCACCGTTAACGTGGTGCGCAGCGCCGCGCTGGAAAATCGTCCACAGGCCCTGCCGTACGTGGCTTACGTCAGTTCCGCGTATCGCCCGGACATCATCAATGAGCTGTGCCAGTTCTTCATGGATCACAATGTCGAATTGGAAAACCTGACGTGCGATACGTATCAGGCGCCACAGACCGGCGGCACCATGCTCAACGCCACGTTCACCGTGACCCTGCCGGCCGGCACCCAGATCAGCTGGCTGCGTGATCAGTTCCTCGACTTCGCCGATGCGATGAACCTGGACGCACTGATCGAGCCTTGGCGCCCACAAAACCCAATGTAA